In Paractinoplanes brasiliensis, the following proteins share a genomic window:
- a CDS encoding hybrid sensor histidine kinase/response regulator — MTSVLVVDDNDDDAVLIGHALGRAGLQVQVTREETSGGVARALAAGPVDVVICDYNLPTVRAEDVLAQVREHDPDLPFVLVSGQVGEEVAADLMRAGARDFVLKDRLTRLAPAVQRELEEARDRRAHRRSERALRLLAEHAPDVIFRFRLRPEPAMEYVSSAVEPITGHAPEEFYADPALIFRLVEPDDRPLLERSWRSASPGALTVRWRRRTGDPAWVEQRANAVTGPDGRPLAIEGILRDITERVRMEEQLRQAERLDSLGRLAGGIAHDFNNILAVISGYAAMLSEELGPDHQLHTDAQAIEQAAARGSGLTRQLLIFSGLEPSRPEPLDLNAVATDMQRLLKRTLGDDIELTTKLSLDVPPISMDRNKLEQVVLNAGANARAAMPSGGRLTLSTSVDRGSGQVCLSIADTGCGMEPEVAARAFEPFFTTKGRGKGTGLGLATAYGVVTDAGGTISLDSAPGEGTTLTLCLPPAERAAGPSTLVRRPASGGTVLVVEDEDGVRDIVCRILRRAGYEVRAAPDPATALEMCRDGGLEMDALVTDIIMPGMSGTQLAAELRRTRPDLPVLFMSGYTSGPAPGGQELPADAPLLHKPFQTDHLLSALQRVLH, encoded by the coding sequence ATGACGTCCGTACTGGTGGTGGACGACAACGACGACGACGCGGTGCTGATCGGGCATGCGCTGGGCCGGGCCGGGCTGCAGGTGCAGGTGACCCGCGAGGAGACGAGCGGGGGTGTCGCGCGGGCGCTCGCCGCGGGGCCGGTCGACGTGGTCATCTGCGATTACAACCTTCCCACCGTACGGGCCGAGGATGTGCTCGCCCAGGTTCGCGAGCACGATCCCGACCTCCCGTTCGTGCTCGTCTCGGGTCAGGTCGGCGAGGAGGTGGCGGCCGACCTGATGCGCGCCGGGGCCCGTGACTTCGTGCTCAAGGACAGGCTGACCCGGCTCGCACCCGCCGTGCAGCGCGAACTGGAGGAGGCCCGGGATCGTCGCGCGCATCGCCGCTCCGAGCGGGCGCTGCGGCTGCTGGCCGAACACGCGCCCGACGTCATCTTCCGGTTCCGGCTGCGTCCCGAACCGGCGATGGAGTACGTCAGCTCGGCCGTGGAACCGATCACCGGCCACGCGCCCGAGGAGTTCTACGCCGACCCGGCGCTGATCTTCCGCCTGGTCGAGCCGGACGACCGCCCGCTGCTCGAACGGTCCTGGCGCTCCGCGTCCCCCGGCGCCCTGACGGTCCGCTGGCGGCGGCGCACCGGCGACCCGGCCTGGGTCGAGCAGCGCGCGAACGCGGTGACCGGGCCGGACGGGCGCCCGCTCGCGATCGAGGGCATCCTGCGCGACATCACCGAACGGGTGCGCATGGAGGAGCAGCTGCGCCAGGCCGAACGCCTCGACTCGCTGGGGCGCCTGGCCGGCGGCATCGCCCACGACTTCAACAACATCCTGGCCGTCATCTCGGGATACGCCGCGATGCTGTCCGAGGAGCTCGGTCCCGACCACCAGCTGCACACCGACGCCCAGGCGATCGAGCAGGCGGCCGCCCGGGGCAGCGGCCTGACCCGGCAGCTGCTCATCTTCAGCGGCCTCGAACCGTCACGCCCGGAACCGCTCGACCTGAACGCCGTGGCCACCGACATGCAGCGGCTGCTGAAACGGACCCTGGGCGACGACATCGAACTGACCACCAAGCTGTCGCTGGACGTGCCACCGATCTCGATGGACCGCAACAAGCTCGAACAGGTGGTGCTGAACGCCGGCGCCAACGCCCGGGCCGCGATGCCGTCGGGCGGCCGCCTGACCCTGAGCACCTCGGTCGACCGGGGCTCCGGGCAGGTGTGCCTGTCCATCGCGGACACCGGCTGCGGCATGGAGCCGGAGGTCGCTGCGCGCGCGTTCGAGCCGTTCTTCACCACGAAGGGCCGGGGCAAAGGGACCGGGCTGGGGCTGGCCACCGCGTACGGGGTGGTCACCGACGCCGGGGGGACGATCTCGCTGGACTCGGCCCCCGGTGAGGGCACCACCCTGACGCTCTGCCTGCCCCCGGCCGAACGGGCGGCCGGTCCGTCCACTCTGGTCCGCCGACCCGCTTCCGGCGGCACCGTGCTGGTGGTCGAGGACGAGGACGGCGTACGCGACATCGTGTGCCGCATCCTGCGCCGCGCCGGCTACGAAGTGCGAGCGGCCCCCGACCCGGCGACGGCGCTGGAGATGTGCCGGGACGGCGGCCTGGAGATGGATGCCCTGGTCACCGACATCATCATGCCGGGCATGTCGGGCACCCAACTGGCCGCCGAGCTGCGCCGGACCCGCCCCGACCTGCCGGTGCTGTTCATGTCGGGCTACACCAGCGGCCCGGCCCCCGGCGGTCAGGAGTTGCCCGCCGACGCGCCGCTGCTGCACAAGCCGTTCCAGACCGACCACCTGCTCAGCGCCCTGCAGCGCGTGCTGCACTGA
- a CDS encoding ABC transporter permease — MTAPATTRSAYPRNVEDLIPHARDLAEQLGTVPSRNKLMKTFRVGADKANALIDALTAAPVSAVPVSPAVPPIQPAPLPLPEPIEAAEPPEANEASEPTAEAVTQAVAPARKPIVWPVLILCLPAFIAIWGGWVEMGRLTGFGMVKLLPGIVDNFEINTAITLPIGVETYAAYALYAWLSGRATGEARTFAKWSALASLALGAFGQVAYHLMSAAGWTTAPWPITAAVACIPVAVLGMGAALAHLMHRN; from the coding sequence ATGACCGCCCCGGCCACCACCCGCAGTGCCTACCCCCGCAACGTCGAAGATCTCATCCCGCACGCCCGTGACCTGGCCGAGCAACTCGGCACTGTCCCGAGCCGCAACAAGCTGATGAAGACGTTCCGCGTCGGCGCCGATAAGGCGAACGCGCTGATCGATGCGCTGACTGCCGCCCCGGTCTCCGCCGTGCCGGTGTCGCCGGCCGTCCCGCCGATTCAGCCCGCCCCGCTGCCACTGCCGGAGCCGATCGAGGCAGCCGAGCCGCCGGAAGCGAACGAGGCGTCGGAGCCGACCGCCGAGGCCGTCACACAGGCCGTTGCCCCGGCTCGTAAGCCGATCGTTTGGCCGGTGCTCATCCTGTGTCTGCCCGCGTTCATCGCGATTTGGGGCGGCTGGGTGGAGATGGGCCGCCTGACCGGGTTCGGCATGGTCAAGCTGCTGCCCGGCATCGTCGACAACTTCGAGATCAACACTGCGATCACCTTGCCGATCGGTGTCGAGACCTACGCCGCGTACGCGTTGTACGCCTGGCTGTCGGGCCGTGCGACCGGTGAGGCACGGACCTTCGCGAAGTGGTCGGCGCTGGCCTCGCTCGCTCTCGGAGCGTTCGGTCAGGTCGCCTATCACCTGATGTCCGCTGCGGGCTGGACCACGGCTCCATGGCCGATCACCGCTGCTGTGGCGTGCATTCCGGTCGCCGTGCTCGGCATGGGCGCCGCGCTCGCGCACCTGATGCACCGCAACTAG
- a CDS encoding DUF3307 domain-containing protein, whose translation MTAGVFAAVFAALFVAHQVADHWVQTQHQADGKGLPGWPGRIACAGHVASYTATAMLALAALHLGIGVPLNPWQVLAGMTVSAVTHYVADRRTPLKRLAELAGSAHFYALGSCRTGRDDNPSLGTGAYALDQSFHYAWLFVAALIIA comes from the coding sequence GTGACGGCCGGGGTGTTCGCGGCCGTGTTCGCCGCGCTGTTCGTCGCTCATCAGGTCGCCGATCACTGGGTGCAGACCCAGCATCAGGCAGACGGCAAAGGCCTGCCCGGCTGGCCGGGCCGGATCGCCTGTGCCGGGCACGTCGCGAGCTACACCGCGACCGCGATGCTCGCCCTTGCCGCGCTGCATCTCGGCATCGGCGTGCCGCTGAACCCGTGGCAGGTACTCGCCGGTATGACGGTCTCGGCGGTCACGCACTACGTCGCCGACCGCCGGACCCCGCTCAAGCGGCTTGCCGAGCTGGCCGGCTCGGCCCACTTCTACGCCCTGGGTTCGTGCCGTACCGGCCGTGACGACAACCCGAGTCTCGGCACCGGCGCGTACGCGCTGGATCAGTCCTTCCACTACGCGTGGCTGTTCGTCGCCGCGCTGATCATCGCCTGA
- a CDS encoding DUF6284 family protein: MRDHYDETSEPSAADLAAIELERPLITAEMAWLDAEITMLSADDRGGPNSLDWRRLRRAEARVIRETFAHVARHVHRPGPRRAA, from the coding sequence GTGAGGGATCACTACGACGAAACTTCGGAGCCGTCCGCTGCGGACCTTGCTGCGATTGAGCTCGAACGACCTTTGATCACTGCCGAGATGGCCTGGTTGGACGCCGAGATCACCATGCTGAGCGCCGACGATCGGGGCGGGCCGAACTCGCTCGACTGGCGTCGGCTGCGCCGTGCCGAAGCCCGTGTCATTCGGGAGACCTTCGCCCACGTCGCTCGCCACGTGCACCGTCCCGGCCCGCGCCGCGCGGCCTGA
- a CDS encoding NUDIX domain-containing protein: MVPQQQHRTFTHPDVLAAIAAGASWADPETDPARIDWTLRQRAAAIPFQTIAGRPVNPCESTGIRYGRNELGHWGEQLCADALVTLTDRSGRRWALMVERSDGHGWALPGGYVEPGEDPSDAAIRELSEETGILLPDDVAEYDADEPRYVPDPRASDEAWMVTVLTRIDLGTLPYFPRVTGADDAKRATWVYADDIETLTAYLRARLDGDIFPAHRALLTDALGPKK, from the coding sequence ATGGTCCCGCAGCAACAACACCGCACCTTCACCCACCCCGACGTGCTCGCCGCCATCGCGGCCGGCGCGTCGTGGGCCGACCCCGAGACCGACCCCGCCCGCATCGACTGGACGCTTCGTCAGCGGGCCGCCGCGATCCCGTTCCAGACGATTGCCGGGCGGCCGGTCAACCCGTGCGAGAGCACGGGCATCCGCTACGGCCGCAACGAGCTGGGGCACTGGGGTGAACAGTTGTGCGCCGACGCGCTGGTCACCCTGACCGACCGGTCCGGCCGTCGATGGGCGCTCATGGTCGAGCGCTCGGACGGGCACGGGTGGGCACTGCCCGGCGGCTACGTCGAGCCGGGCGAGGACCCGAGCGACGCCGCGATACGAGAGCTGTCCGAGGAAACCGGGATCCTGCTGCCCGACGACGTCGCCGAGTACGACGCGGATGAGCCCCGGTACGTGCCGGACCCGCGGGCCAGCGACGAGGCGTGGATGGTCACCGTCCTGACCCGCATCGACCTCGGCACCCTGCCCTACTTCCCGCGGGTGACCGGCGCGGACGACGCCAAGCGCGCCACATGGGTCTACGCCGACGACATCGAGACCCTGACCGCCTACCTGCGGGCACGACTCGACGGCGACATCTTCCCCGCCCACCGTGCGCTGCTCACTGACGCGCTCGGCCCGAAGAAGTGA
- a CDS encoding CHAT domain-containing protein has protein sequence MRSELIEFFRFDDQNSGMLRRGDRFLRARGNEPVAEVRIPIGHAEFLRRLDHLRYSVEHDEGRRDEALAQLSRVVSEVLGPYRAEGGPTQIDLVTNAAELSALPFELAADARGRPLFATSGPPLVLTRRVRTGAHGEGHIWWSKPRVLFAAASPPGAGKPVPLEEHRAALRDALKPWSEPLPVPGLADAVRDNRRVLTTIDRAGLSRIRAAALAAAAEGRPYTHLHVLAHGCDVGDRFEPAFGVALFDDDDRTAAAVTPEMLRAVIQGIEPGPVVVTLAVCDGGNESNSVTGGGSLAHALHVSGVPVVLASQFPLTFAGSTTFTRSFYDLLLSGADVREALHEARTRLHSQGGETAHDWASLVAYVQLPEDYQDRLYEVAMQAEMASLRTAQLWSDRLVNEGITDPQAYDTVAGRLGSRIASLQRYVEGTVAAPAEAARLENLGILGSAQKRHAELAFHRARLGEAGRERWEAAARTGLAEARRWYLLGFTRNLSFHWHGVQALSLEAALTGRIERVGQWYAAREAAEADDGAWAPGSLAELLLLAPLAGRTRALEEAEEQLAELVARTHAQWPADDPFPVDSTIRQFGRYLRWWTTGHGYFPGYAGGDLTADAARLLERLRALSGPSSPAPASPAGSPEHT, from the coding sequence ATGCGCTCCGAGCTGATCGAGTTCTTCCGCTTCGACGACCAGAACTCGGGCATGCTCCGCCGCGGCGACCGGTTCCTGCGGGCCCGCGGCAACGAGCCGGTGGCCGAGGTGCGGATCCCGATCGGCCACGCCGAGTTCCTGCGCCGGCTCGACCACCTGCGCTATTCCGTCGAGCACGACGAGGGCCGCCGTGACGAGGCGCTGGCACAGCTGTCCCGGGTGGTCAGCGAGGTGCTGGGACCGTACCGGGCCGAGGGCGGGCCGACCCAGATCGACCTGGTGACCAACGCGGCCGAGCTGAGCGCGCTGCCGTTCGAGCTGGCCGCCGACGCCCGGGGCAGGCCGCTCTTCGCCACCTCCGGGCCGCCGCTCGTGCTGACCCGCCGGGTGCGCACCGGCGCCCACGGCGAGGGACACATCTGGTGGTCGAAACCGCGTGTGCTGTTCGCCGCCGCCTCCCCGCCCGGGGCGGGCAAGCCGGTGCCGCTCGAGGAGCATCGGGCCGCGCTGCGCGACGCGCTCAAGCCGTGGAGCGAGCCGCTGCCGGTGCCCGGCCTGGCCGACGCCGTCCGGGACAACCGCCGCGTGCTCACCACCATCGACCGGGCCGGCCTGAGCCGGATCCGGGCCGCCGCGCTGGCCGCCGCGGCCGAGGGCCGGCCCTACACCCACCTGCACGTGCTGGCCCACGGCTGCGACGTCGGCGACCGGTTCGAGCCGGCGTTCGGGGTCGCGCTCTTCGACGACGACGACCGGACGGCGGCCGCGGTCACGCCGGAGATGCTGCGCGCGGTGATTCAGGGGATCGAGCCGGGCCCGGTCGTGGTGACGCTGGCGGTCTGCGACGGCGGCAACGAGTCGAACAGCGTCACCGGCGGCGGCAGCCTGGCCCACGCGCTGCACGTCTCGGGGGTGCCGGTCGTGCTGGCCTCGCAGTTCCCGCTGACCTTCGCCGGGTCCACCACGTTCACCCGCAGTTTCTACGACCTGCTGCTGTCCGGGGCCGACGTGCGGGAGGCGCTGCACGAGGCCCGTACGCGGCTGCACAGCCAGGGCGGCGAGACCGCGCACGACTGGGCCAGCCTGGTCGCCTACGTGCAGCTGCCCGAGGACTATCAGGACAGGCTGTACGAGGTCGCCATGCAGGCCGAGATGGCGTCGTTGCGTACGGCTCAGCTCTGGTCGGACAGGCTGGTCAACGAGGGCATCACCGACCCTCAGGCGTACGACACCGTCGCCGGGCGGCTGGGGTCGCGCATCGCGTCGTTGCAGCGCTACGTCGAGGGCACGGTCGCCGCGCCCGCCGAGGCCGCCCGGCTGGAGAACCTCGGCATTCTCGGCAGCGCGCAGAAAAGGCACGCCGAGCTGGCCTTCCACCGGGCGCGACTGGGCGAGGCCGGCCGCGAGCGATGGGAGGCGGCCGCCCGTACAGGTCTGGCCGAGGCCCGGCGGTGGTATCTGCTGGGCTTCACCCGCAACCTGTCGTTCCACTGGCACGGGGTGCAGGCGCTGTCGTTGGAGGCGGCGCTGACCGGGCGCATCGAGCGGGTCGGTCAGTGGTACGCGGCCCGTGAGGCGGCCGAGGCGGACGACGGCGCCTGGGCGCCCGGGTCGCTGGCCGAGCTGCTGCTGCTCGCCCCGCTGGCCGGCCGCACGCGGGCGCTGGAGGAGGCCGAGGAGCAGTTGGCCGAGCTGGTGGCGCGCACCCACGCCCAATGGCCGGCCGACGACCCGTTCCCGGTCGACTCCACAATCCGGCAGTTCGGCCGCTACCTGCGCTGGTGGACGACCGGGCACGGGTACTTCCCGGGCTACGCCGGCGGAGACCTGACGGCCGACGCGGCGCGGCTGCTGGAACGGCTCAGGGCGCTGTCGGGACCATCCAGTCCAGCACCGGCGTCCCCTGCAGGGTCACCAGAACACACATGA
- a CDS encoding sigma factor-like helix-turn-helix DNA-binding protein, producing MKDLETIEGLTDARERALTAHGTIEELQALIGDLSRVRRAAMEELLAEKMTQAQLAEMLDVSRSRVSQLLSAGTRPERAFLGAGRLTLAIGGKFEVGRSDPGAVLSAEAFSAYEILAELARSVGLDAGYEVVPPPGHVHLNRANLIVLTNPRLLPFLSQVMEADPHLRYVEDEKGWFIKEPDTGKEYRSPRDDGEYADYGYLGRLPRPDGKGTFLYIAGTHAQGTLGTARYVADNLAELHRELKTRRFSTVILCRYDKKDRRNILSTERVTPLFRHEG from the coding sequence GTGAAAGATCTGGAGACGATCGAAGGGCTCACTGACGCGCGCGAGCGAGCGCTTACGGCCCACGGGACGATTGAAGAGTTGCAGGCGCTTATCGGTGATCTCTCACGCGTCCGTCGCGCTGCGATGGAGGAACTGCTAGCCGAGAAGATGACTCAAGCTCAGCTAGCCGAGATGCTCGATGTGTCCCGCTCGCGCGTGTCCCAGCTACTGTCAGCCGGGACGCGGCCGGAGCGAGCTTTCCTGGGTGCGGGCCGACTGACGCTGGCTATCGGTGGCAAGTTCGAGGTCGGCCGAAGCGACCCCGGTGCCGTCCTGTCAGCGGAAGCCTTCTCGGCGTACGAGATCCTGGCCGAGCTAGCTCGGTCAGTCGGCCTTGACGCCGGCTATGAGGTCGTACCTCCGCCGGGCCACGTGCACCTAAATCGTGCGAACCTGATCGTCCTGACCAATCCTCGCCTCTTGCCGTTCCTCAGCCAGGTCATGGAGGCTGATCCTCACCTTCGTTACGTCGAAGACGAGAAGGGCTGGTTCATCAAGGAGCCTGACACGGGGAAGGAATACAGGTCTCCCCGAGACGACGGCGAATACGCAGACTACGGCTATCTCGGCCGATTGCCTCGCCCGGACGGGAAAGGCACCTTCTTGTACATCGCTGGAACGCATGCGCAAGGGACACTAGGGACCGCGCGCTACGTCGCTGACAACCTAGCGGAGCTTCACAGAGAGCTCAAAACGCGCAGGTTCTCCACCGTTATCCTTTGTCGATACGACAAGAAGGATCGGCGGAACATTCTCTCGACCGAGCGCGTAACGCCTCTTTTCCGGCACGAGGGATAG
- a CDS encoding protein phosphatase 2C domain-containing protein, which produces MRTSVASLAAESGNENEDWFSASAHLLVVLDGATARTGTGCIHGISWYSAHLGAALSEIAHDPSIPLRDVLAAGIQRVSNLHRSSCNLSHPGTPSAAVAIVRIAGARLDYLVLGDVTVVLDMGGRILALSDERVSQTAMNERRAADSYSIGTAEKDAAMVRMKHAELAQRNRENGYWIAAADPTAAQQSLAGHLKVGEVRRLAVLTDGAARIVKPFGLLSWPELLDLAEAVSPEQVLRQVREAEASDPLGSRWPRNKASDDATMLLGVGVGD; this is translated from the coding sequence ATGCGTACGTCGGTCGCGTCACTCGCGGCAGAATCAGGCAACGAGAATGAAGACTGGTTCTCTGCATCGGCCCACCTGCTCGTAGTGCTCGATGGCGCAACCGCGCGAACGGGCACAGGATGTATCCATGGGATCTCTTGGTACTCAGCGCATCTTGGAGCGGCTCTTTCCGAAATTGCGCACGACCCCTCCATTCCGCTGAGGGATGTGCTAGCGGCCGGGATCCAGCGAGTCTCAAATTTGCACAGGTCGTCCTGCAACCTCTCGCATCCGGGCACCCCGTCTGCTGCCGTGGCTATCGTAAGAATTGCCGGTGCACGTCTAGACTATTTGGTCCTCGGCGACGTTACGGTGGTCCTCGACATGGGCGGCCGGATCCTCGCGTTGTCCGATGAACGGGTCAGCCAAACCGCAATGAATGAACGTCGCGCAGCCGATTCATATTCCATTGGGACCGCTGAGAAAGATGCGGCAATGGTGCGCATGAAACACGCAGAGTTGGCTCAACGTAATCGTGAGAACGGATATTGGATCGCTGCAGCGGACCCCACGGCAGCTCAGCAATCACTGGCTGGCCATTTAAAAGTAGGCGAGGTTCGCCGCTTGGCCGTGCTAACTGACGGGGCTGCAAGAATCGTGAAACCCTTCGGATTGTTGTCCTGGCCTGAACTACTCGATCTCGCCGAGGCCGTCAGTCCAGAGCAGGTTCTTCGCCAGGTACGCGAGGCGGAAGCCAGCGACCCTCTGGGCAGCAGGTGGCCGCGGAACAAGGCCAGTGATGACGCCACGATGCTTCTCGGCGTGGGCGTCGGAGACTAG
- a CDS encoding L-lactate permease — MAIMFDQFQIVTDPVGESVAVSAIFAVLPLLTLFVLLGAVRMRAWLAGVISLVVALVVAVAVYSMPAGQALLSATEGAAFGFFPILWIVINAIWVYNLTVVSGHFDVLRRSMERVSPDMRVQAVIVAFCFGALLEALAGFGTPVAVTVVMLMALGFRPIKAAAVALIANTAPVAFGALATPITTLGTVTAGAADDPRLNPDTLGAMVGRQTPVLAVVVPLVLVAVIDGKRGVRQTWPVALVGGLVFAGAQFAASNYISVPLTDIIAALLSAAAVILLLRVWRPAESPDLSADEPAGDGGVAVRTRRDTNAEVLRAYAPYLIIIVIFSIANLGPIKSLLAEEPWTVTFGWPGLDVLGANGEPLASTTFTLGWLPAAGTLMILAGILTAAILRVRPAEAIKAYGRTYAELRHAIVTVMAVLALAYVLNQSGQTNTLGEFLAQTGGIFLFLSSILGWIGVAVTGSDTSANALFGALQVQTAADAGLDPVLLAAANSSGGVLGKMISPQNLAIAAAAVGMAGKEGDIFRRVVGWSVGLLLVMCVLVTLQGTPVLDWMVPTAP, encoded by the coding sequence ATGGCGATCATGTTTGATCAGTTCCAGATCGTGACCGATCCCGTCGGTGAGTCCGTCGCGGTCTCCGCGATCTTCGCGGTGCTGCCCCTGCTCACCCTGTTCGTGCTGTTGGGCGCCGTCCGCATGCGCGCCTGGCTCGCGGGGGTGATCTCGCTCGTCGTGGCGCTCGTCGTCGCTGTCGCGGTGTACTCGATGCCCGCCGGTCAGGCCCTGCTGTCGGCCACCGAGGGCGCCGCGTTCGGCTTCTTCCCCATCCTGTGGATCGTCATCAACGCGATCTGGGTCTACAACCTCACCGTCGTCAGCGGCCACTTCGACGTGCTGCGCCGCTCGATGGAACGGGTCAGTCCCGACATGCGCGTCCAGGCCGTGATCGTGGCCTTTTGTTTCGGCGCCCTGCTCGAGGCGCTGGCCGGTTTCGGTACGCCGGTGGCCGTGACCGTGGTGATGCTGATGGCGCTCGGCTTCCGGCCGATCAAGGCGGCCGCCGTGGCGTTGATCGCGAACACCGCCCCTGTCGCCTTCGGCGCGCTCGCCACCCCGATCACCACGCTGGGCACGGTCACCGCGGGCGCGGCCGACGACCCACGGCTCAACCCGGACACGCTGGGCGCGATGGTCGGACGGCAGACGCCCGTCCTGGCCGTGGTCGTGCCGCTCGTGCTGGTCGCGGTGATCGACGGCAAGCGGGGCGTGCGGCAGACGTGGCCGGTGGCGCTGGTCGGCGGCCTGGTGTTCGCCGGGGCGCAGTTCGCCGCGTCCAACTACATCTCGGTGCCGCTGACCGACATCATCGCGGCGCTGCTGTCCGCCGCCGCCGTGATCTTGCTGCTGCGTGTCTGGCGCCCGGCCGAGTCGCCCGACCTGTCCGCCGACGAGCCGGCCGGGGACGGCGGCGTGGCCGTGCGGACCCGGCGGGACACCAACGCCGAAGTGCTGCGCGCGTACGCGCCGTACCTGATCATCATCGTGATCTTTTCGATCGCCAACCTCGGCCCGATCAAGTCGTTGCTGGCCGAGGAGCCCTGGACTGTCACGTTCGGCTGGCCCGGCCTCGACGTTCTGGGCGCCAACGGCGAACCTCTGGCCTCCACCACGTTCACCCTCGGCTGGCTGCCCGCCGCGGGCACGCTGATGATCCTGGCCGGCATCCTCACCGCCGCGATCCTGCGGGTCCGGCCGGCCGAAGCGATCAAGGCCTACGGCCGCACGTATGCCGAGCTGCGCCACGCGATCGTCACGGTGATGGCGGTGCTCGCCCTCGCGTACGTGCTCAACCAGTCGGGCCAGACCAACACGCTGGGCGAGTTTCTGGCCCAGACCGGTGGGATCTTCCTGTTCCTCTCCTCGATCCTGGGCTGGATCGGCGTGGCCGTCACCGGCTCCGACACGTCGGCCAACGCGCTGTTCGGGGCCCTGCAGGTGCAGACCGCGGCCGATGCCGGACTCGACCCCGTGCTGCTGGCCGCGGCCAACTCCTCGGGCGGGGTGCTGGGCAAAATGATCAGCCCGCAGAACCTGGCGATCGCCGCCGCGGCCGTGGGCATGGCCGGCAAGGAGGGCGACATCTTCCGCCGGGTGGTCGGCTGGAGCGTCGGCCTGCTGCTGGTCATGTGTGTTCTGGTGACCCTGCAGGGGACGCCGGTGCTGGACTGGATGGTCCCGACAGCGCCCTGA